From the Pseudodesulfovibrio indicus genome, the window CTGTCCAACTTCGGCAAGACCCGCGAGTTCCGCCAGGCCCTGGTCAAGGAGTCCGGGGCCATGATCGGCACCGTGCCCATCTACGACGCGGTGGGCTTTTACGAGAAGAACCTGTCCGACATCACGGCGGACGAGTTCTTCAAGGTCGTGGAGGCCCACGTCGAGGACGGCGTGGACTTCCTGACCATCCACTGCGGCATGAATCGGCGCACGGCCGAGCGTATCGACAAGCACGACCGGTTGACGTCCATCGTCTCGCGCGGCGGCTCCCTGCTGTACGCCTGGATGAAGCACAACGACGCCGAGAACCCGTTCTACGAATACTACGACCGGCTGCTCGACATCTGCGAGAAATACGACGTCACCCTGAGCCTGGGCGACGGCTGCCGTCCCGGCTCCATCCACGACGCCACGGACGCGGTGCAGGTCCAGGAGATGATCGAGCTGGGCGAGCTGACCAAGCGCGCCTGGGAGCGCAACGTGCAGGTCATGATCGAGGGCCCGGGCCATATGGCGCTGAACGAGATCGCGGCCAACATGGTCCTGGAGAAGCGGCTGTGCCACGGCGCGCCGTTTTATGTGCTCGGTCCGCTGGTCACGGACGTGGCCCCCGGCTACGACCACATCACCTCGGCCATCGGCGGGGCCGTCGCGGCCGCGTCCGGGGCCAATTTCCTGTGCTACGTCACTCCGGCGGAACACCTCCGCCTGCCCACCCTGGACGACATGAAGGAGGGCATCATCGCCTCGCGCATCGCGGCTCACGCCGCGGACATCGCCAACGGTCTGCCCGGTGCGCGCACCTGGGACGACAAGATGTCCCAGGCCCGCGCCGACCTGGACTGGGAAGCCATGTTCTCCCTGTCCATGGACGAGGAGAAGGCCCGCGCCTACCGCGAATCCTCCAAGCCCGAGCATGAGGATTCCTGCTCCATGTGCGGCAAGATGTGCGCCGTGCGCACCATGAAGCGGCTCAAGGAAGGCAAGAACATCCAGCTCGACGACTAGCCGTCGCCGGTCCGAAGTCACACGGCCCCGGAGGTTCGCCTCCGGGGCCGTTTTCATTTATGGCGAAGATGATAATTTATAAATAATTGTTGCCTGGTAGCCGTCATGTGATATTTTTTGTCAAATCCCTTTCATTCGGACGGGAAGAGCTTTCGAGGTATCATGCATATGGTCAGGAACGGTTCACGCAAACCCTCGCAGGGGATGGATCTTCTCCGCATGGGGATTATTGACGAGGGCGAAGGTGCAGCCGAGAAATTCGGTGACCTCTTCGGCCCCGATTTCGAGGTCAGGGCGCTGGATCCGGACTGTCTGAACGAGCGACAGTGCGCGGACCAGGCTTCGCCCCACATGCTCCTCTACGTCTGCCGCGACCACGGTGAGATTGCCCGCGAGCGCATTGAGCGAATCCGTTTCCTGTGGCCGAGGACCATCGTCATCCTGCTCATGCCCGCCGTCCAGGGCGAAGATCAGATTCGCGAGGCGACCTATATCCCGGCCCACAAGGTCGTTTTCAAGCCCCATTCCCGGCAGCGCATTTACTCAATCGTGGAGAACTACCGCAGCCTGATCATCGCCAGCGACGGACAGGGCCGGGGCGACATCCTGCTCTCCTGCCTGATGGAGCTGGCCGGTGGGATGCAGCCCGAATTGTATGTGGCCTACAACCGCCTGACGCCGTTCATCCTGTCCATCTGCGAGCTGCTCGGCTGTGACTGGCGTAGCGTGCAGCGGGTCTTTACCCTGTTCCTGGTGTTGCTGTCGAACATGGACGACCAGAGCGCCGGGGTCTTGATGCACGGCGCCGGGAGCAAGAAGGGCATAGTCCGCGACGCCTATAATCAACTGCGGATGCTGGCCGACCTGCTGGCCATGAGCGAACCCACAGAGGGCATGGGTGAAGGGCTCAAGTACGTCCTCAAGCGGTACGACGGCGAAGGGCTGCCCGATGACGGCGTGTCCGGGAGCGATATCCCCGGTTCGAGCCGGATCGTGCGGGTGTTGCTCGACTACAACGCGCTGCTGCAGGGCGGCAAGAGCGGGGCCCAGGCCCTGTCCATCATGCGTTGGCACAAGGGCTGGTATGACGCGGAGGTGCTTGGCGTTCTGGCCAACATTCTCGGCGAAGAGGGGCGGCAGTACACCAGGGAGGTCTATCCGCTGGGGCTGACCCCGGGCATGGTGGTGGCCGAGGACGTCTACGGCGAGGTGGACGGCAAGCGGGTCAAGGTCATCTCCCGCAACGAAGTGCTCTCCGAGGACGCGGTCGACTACCTGCAGCGGCACAGCGACGACATCCTGGACATCACGGAGCCGATCAAGATCGTCGAAGACACGGCGGAGGAGGTCACCGTCTGATGCTCAAGGAAATTTCCGTCCGCCGTTTGACGCCGGGCATGTACGTCTCCCTCAGAAACGTCCCGTGGTTTCGTCATCCCTTTCTACGCTCCAGCTTCGAGATCAAGAACCGGGAAGAGGTCCGGGAGATCATCGCCATCGGAAGAGAGACGGTTCTTTATGATCCGGAAAAGAGCAAGGCCGAGCCGCTGAAGGCCGACTCCCGGATCAAGGTCGACGCCGCCACCGCGAAGAGCGCGGTGAGCCATTCCCGGATGAAGTTCGAGAAGGCGTCCGAACTGCGGGCGCGGCGGGTCAAGTTCCAGCGAATGGAGGAAAATTTCGAGAAGGCCGTGGTCGAGTCCAGGGTCTTCATGAGCGGAGTCATGAGCGGAGAGGTGGCCCGCTGCGAGGAGGCGAAGAAAACGGCCCTGCAGATGTCCAGGGTGTTCCTGGAGGAGACCGAGATGTGCGTCAGCTTCATCAACGCCTCCGCCACCGACGATGGCCAGGAATTCCATTCCCTGAACGTCATGACCCTCTCCCTGATGCTCGGTGCGGATCTTGGCTACGATGCCGAGAGCATGGCCGACCTGGCCTTCGGCGGATTGATGCACGACATAGGGCTGCTCAAGCTGCCCAAAGGGCTGCAGATCAAGCCCAACCGCTCTCCGGCCGAAACGAAGATGTTCCAGGAGCATCCCCGGCTGGGGGTGTCGGTGCTGTCGAGGATGCCGGACATCAGCAGGGACGTGATGAAGATCGTCTACCAGCACCATGAGGAATGCACCGGGCGCGGCTATCCCAAGGGGGCCACCAAGGCCGGGATCATACCTCCGGCCCGCATCGTGGCCATCGCCGATACCTACGACCGGTTGATCAATACGCGCGACCCGTCCAAGGCGGTCTCGCCGCACAAGGCGTTGGCCCTGATGTTCGGGAAATACAAGGATCGGTTCGATCCGGACATGCTGACCCGGTTCATAAAGATTCTCGGCGTGTACCCGCCCGGCACCGTCTGCCGGTTCACTTCCGGGGATATCGGGGTGATCATGTCGGTGGACCCCAAAGACCTTCTCCATCCCGAGGTCATCCTCTTCGACCCGGCCATACCCAAGCACGAAGCGATCATCTACCGGCTGGGCATCGACCTCGATATCGTGGTCGAATCCACCCTGCGCCCGGACGAACTTGACGCTGAAGCATTCAACTACCTGAACTCGCGTACTAAAATTCAGTATTATCCGTCTCCCTGCGGTCACTGACCCGGCGTCCGGGACTCCTTGCCGTTTCGCGCGATCACTGCGCGGCAGCGGGAGCAGGGGGGCATGCCGGCGGCTGAAGAAACCGGCAGAGCAGGGGGGATTCCCTCAACCCGGCAGGGGGGGACGCCGTGAGTTTTGAACAACACACCCTTAAGGCTTGCGTCCCCAGGCCGCGAACACCGGGTCGCTGACGCCCTTGGTCTCCAGGAAGCGCGGGTCGTCCCGGTCGCGCCAGTCGTTGCGGATGGACAGGGTGTTCAGGTCGTTGGTGAACCCGGCCATGCGCAGGTATTCCAGGGCCAACCCCAGCCGCTCGAATTGGTGCAGCTCGGACCAGCCCCGGATGGCCCGGTCCGGGTCAAAGGCGTGGGTGAAGGCCAGGAGCAGGGGCGCGCCCGGCTCCAGGAAGTAGGCCACGTAGCGCAGGACGTCCACGGGCCGGTCCATGTATTCCAGTGAGCAGCAGCAGACCGCGCCGTCGTACTTTCCGGTCGGGCGCTCGGAGTCCAGGGACAGGTCCAGGACCCGCGCCCCCTCGGGGAAGAGCCGTTCTCGGAGCCGGTCCAGGTTGCGCAGGGCCGCCGCGTCGGGCCGGGGAGGGCGGAAGCCTTCGTCCAGCTCGGACCGCCGGTCGAAGAAGGCGGGGTGGAAAAAGTCGGTTGGCTCGCCGTCCAGTCTGGCCTGCATGCCCGGCCCCCAGTCGCAGACGGCCTCGCGCCAGTGGGTCAGGGAGCCGTAGGTCCCGGTCTCCCGCCGCTCCAGGTATTGAATCCGCGCCTCGATGGTCACCGGCACATCGGCCAGGGGATGGTTGCGGTCCGCGGTGAAGGTCTCCTCGTCCAGCTCTGTCAGGCGGAACGGGGTCAGGGTGTCGGGGTAGACGTCCAGCAGCCCGTTGATATGCCCCTGGGGATAGAACCGGCCCACCAGGGGGATGATCGGTTCGCCGGTCACGGTCTTTTGCCGCAGCCTGTCGAGGCCCAGGGTCAGGACCAGGCTCTCCTTGCGCCGGGGGATGCACAGGCGCGGCTCGTAGGTAAAATAAACCGATTCGCCCGGTTCCTTGCCCTCCAGGGCCTCGCGCATGCCGCGCGGGAAAACATCGTTGACCGGGTTGACCTTGCGGCCGAGGAACCGTTCCTTGTGGGCGGCGTCGTCCTGTTCCCAGGTCACCGTGAATTCCAGCGCGCCCACGGCGTTGTCGTTGAATGCTGTCATGGTGCGATGAGTAGAGCCATAAAAACGGGTCCGGCGCAACCCCCCGGACGAGCAGAAGATAACCGCGCGGCCGGGCCGGGTTGCCCGGATGGTGCGGTTGGGGTATCCTGTGTTCAATCTTTACGGCCGGTCCCTGCGGCCTTCCGCTCCCCTTGCCCCCACGCGCAAGGGTATATTGTATTGATCACTCAAACAGACCATCCGAATATGCTTTTCCACAATCTAACAGCACGGGATGTCGATTTTTTTGACAAATCCAACCGGGTGTGATAAGAAATGTTCTCATAAAGGCATCTGATTGAAGTTGCTGATCTTTTATCCTTAGGAGGCTCTTGTGGCGGAATCTACTCCCTCCCAGAGTGTGATGCAGGTGTCCCTTCCGAAGGCAGGCGAGGTCGCGGAATACGTGGTCTCTCCCGATGTCCCGGTTAAATTCAATTTTTTCGTTTCCGAAGTGTTGTTTTCCTGCAACGGCAAGGACTTGGTCCTGACCGGTGAGGACGGCGGCGTGGTGGTCATCAAGGATTACCAGGCCATGGCCATGGACGGTTCCCTGCCCATGTTCGAGCTGCACGGCGGCGAGATGGTTCCCGGGGACATCTACCTCTTCGCCTTCAGCGACAGCGTCTCGGACGTGGAGACCGCTGCCGGAACTCCGGAGACCAACGAGATGGATGAGTTCCTGGAGCCCCCGGTCGCCCCTGCCGAACAGCTTCCCGACGGGGAGGACCATTCCTTCCTGGACGGGGCCCACGCGCACGGGCATCAGGAAATCCTGGCCCTGACCGATCTTTTCCCGGACGCCCCTGTCGAAACCCACTCCGTCCTCGGCGACGAGGCCGGGTACGCGCCCTGCCTGTTCGGCTCCGTGGAATCGCTTCACGTGTCCGACATGGCCGTCTGTTTCCTGGCCGACTGTTTCGATCCCATGGACGACGTCCTGCACATGGTGGTGGACTTCCCCCAGAGCCTGTAGGGTATCTGGATTTTTCTCCGCGCTTCGGCGCGAAAAAAGGACCGGCACGACGCCGGTCCTTTTTTATTGTCAGTGGATGGGAGCGGTTAGACGTAGATGGCCGTGACCACCAGCATGGAGCCCAGGTAGATCAGGCCGAAGACCGCGCCCAGCGCCCACCAGCGGGCCTGGCTGATGAAGCCCGCGCCGTACCAGATGGGGGAGGGGCCGGTGGCGTAGGGGGTGATGATCCCCATGAGGCCCAGCGAACCGGCCAGCATCAGGGCGACCTTGGGCAGCAGCTCCGGCGGGAGCAGCGGGGCGGCCGTGGCCATGAACAGGGGCAGCAGGGCCGTGGTGTGCGCCGTGGTGGAGGCGAAGAAGTAGTGGAGCACGAAGAACAGGATGACCAGCATGACGATCACCGAGACCGGGCTCATGCCCGCAAGGTTGGTGGAGATGATGTTGCCCACCCAGTCGAGGATGCCGGTCTTCTTCAGACCGCTGGCCATGGCCACCAGGGTGGCGAACCAGGTCAGGACGTTCCAGGCGCCCTTGTTGGAGATGACGTCCTGCCAGGTGATGACCCCGGTCAGGACCATCAGCGACAGGACCGAGATGGCGGCCACGGTGCTGTCCACGTGGAGCTGCTTGCCGAAGATCCAGAAGATCAGGGCCAGGACGGCATAGCCGAGCATCATCAGTTCCTTGGTGGAGGTCCGGCCCATCTTGTCCAGCTCCTCGGCGGCCCAGGCGGGCGCTTCCGGGGAGTGCTTCAGGGTCGGCGGGTAGAGCACGTAGCCCAGCCACGGGGTCAGGATGAACAGCGGCAGCATGGCCGGGATCATGACCGCGGCCCAGTCGCCCCAGCTGATGGCGATGCCCGAGGACTTCTGGATCATGTCCACGGCCAGCAGGTTCGGGGCCAGGGCGGTCAGGAACATGGAGCTGGTCACGCAGGTCGCGCTGATGCCCACCCAGCTCAGGTATGCGCCCATGCGGCGCGGGTCCTTGTCCGGGGTGGAGTCGAACATGGGCGGGATGTTGCTGGCGATGGGATAGATGGTCCCGGCGCTGCGGGCGGTGTTGGAGGGCATGAACGGGGCCAGGATCGCGTCCGAGAAGGCGATGGCGTAGCCCAGCCCAAGGGTCGACTTGCCCAGGAACCGGATGAGGTGGAGGCTGATGCGCTTGCCCAGCCCGGTCTTCTGGTATCCCAGGGCGAACATGAAGGCCGCGAAGATCAGCCAGATGACGCCGTTGGAAAAGCCGGAGAGCGCCCAGGCGCGGTTGGCCGCCGGGCTTGGGTCCACCAGGCCGAGGGCCGCCACCAGGGCGACGCCGGACAACCCCACCAGGGCGGCGGGGACGGGTTCGATGATCAGCCCGACCACCACGCCGACGAAGATGGACAGGAAATACCATGCTTGGGGTGTCAGTCCTTCGGGCGTTGGCAGGATGGCCAGGAGGGCTGCGACTATGACCGGTGAGAACTTGAGCAGAATCTTCATGTGACTACCTTCTCCTTGCGAATGAGTTGCCGGTGAATGAGCTGAAAGACAGTCGTTATCCCCTCGTCGATTTGTTGAATCGATAGCGTATATTTCTCCTTATCTTTTCCATGCCAGAATCGGATTGGACAGTCAATCAGGGCGGGCGCAAGGTACGACCGGCGGGGGTCATTTCACGCATCATCAATCGGGCGCAAGGTACGACCGGCGGGGGCGGAAGAATTGATTCCCTAGCGCGTTGGCGAGGCAGCGTTTTTTGTTGTGTTTGGCGAGTGTGAAAATGAGGAGGGGTAAGAAGTGAGCTGGATGCGTTTACGTTTTGGCCGTGGGTGGGGAAAGGACCAGCTGAGATGTACAGGGTACGCGGTAGAAGCACGCCTCATAAATGAGAAGAATACCAGTTGTGTCAATATATCAATTATTCTGAGAAGGGTCTTATCTAGTTCTTAGCTCGAGGATTTGTGATGAGATCAAAGACGGGGTAAATACCATGACTTGATAAGATGCGTATTTGCTGGGAATTGAGTTCAGAAATTGCAGCATGGTTGTGTGGCTGCTGTTTTGCTTGATTTATAGTGCATCTGTTTTCGTAGACATGCAATTTGTATTGAGTTATTAATAAGCACAATTTGGTGAATGCTGATATGGGATATAAGAAATAAGGGGTATGTATGGATATTAATTCAGTTTTTAAAGAAATTTCAAATTGGAAGCTTGAGGCAAAGCAAGAAGATGTTGAAAGATATTTTTATCATTCTGAATCAGTCGACCAAGTAGTAAATGGAGAAATATGCTATGTGATTGGGAGAAAAGGAGCAGGAAAAACTGCTATTTGTGAGCATCTAACTACTTTAAGTGGTCCCACCATTTTTACTAAAAAATTAACATTCAAGAATTCCCATTCAATGATCTATATGAATTGGATAATAAGAGCTTCAGCAAGCCAAATCAGTATATCACCTTGTGGAAGTATTTAATCTACACAACTATTGCTAAGCAGATGATTCATAATGAGGCTATTGATTATGAAATTAGGTCAATGCTTGAGACTGTATATTCTAATGATCCAGAAAGATCACTTTCGCGGTCTATAAAGCGTTGGGTGGGCATGAAGATCAATTTTTCAGTACTTTCTACTGGTCTTGGATATGAGAGTACGTGCGAAAATTGTGATAATAGAACGCCATGGATTGACAGAGTCGAAATTCTTGAAGCATTGTTACAAGATTATATTGATGATTCAACATATTTGATCGTTTTCGACGAACTTGATGAGGACTATAAAGATGTTTTGACTGCTGAATCGCATAAAGAATACATAGCCCTTCTTACCAGTCTGTTCAAAGCTGTCCAAGATGTTAAATCATTGTTTCCTGCTAATGGTTTTAAAATATTGCCTGTTGTTTTTCTTAGAGATGATATATATGAAATTGTTTCTGATCCAGATAAAAATAAATGGAATGATTTCCTAATAAATATAACGTGGAGTGAAGAACAAATTAAGAGCTTGTTGGCGTACAGGATTTCAAAAGCAATATCTAGAGATGGAGATATATTATCATTCCCGAAGGCGTGGGAAACAATGTTTGATCATAGGGATATAGCCTATGGTCATGGGCAACATAAACGAATGGGTAAGTTCCCATTTATGGTTAGAAGCTCAATGCTTAGGCCAAGAGATTTTATTAAATTTATGAAAGATTGCTCATCTCAAGCCTTGGAACAATCTATTCCAAAAATTACGTCTAAAATTGTTCAAAAAAGTGATGATTCTTTTTCGAACTATCTTAGGAATGAACTGGAGGATGAAATCCACAGTATAATACCTGATATTGCAAGAATTTTTGATTTGATATCACATATCAGAAAGCAAACAATACCGGTTGATGAGTTTCGTTTTGCATTCAACGAAGCAAACGATCAGGGGCTAATAAAAGAAAAGAATGTTGATTTTGTATTGCGTATACTTTTCCATTTTAGCGTAATTGGTAATCAGCCAAAACAACGGAATTATCAAATCTACAGATATAAAATGCCTGAAGCCCGCTTTAATACGAGTGAGCCTTTAATCGTGCATCGAGGATTGTACAAGGCTTTACAAATTATATAAACCTAAGCTCTTCTTCTTTCAAGTGCATATATTTTATACGTTTTATGATGTTTTGAATTGTTAAAATAGACATTCGTCTATGTTGGGTGGAAGCGTTTGGGGGAAGGTAAGGGCGAAGTTGTTCTCGATATATGTTCTAAAGAAAAGGGCTTAGTCTTTCGACTAAGCCCTTGATTTCCTTGGTAGCGGGGGCAGGATTTGAACCTACGACCTTCGGGTTATGAGCCCGACGAGCTACCGTACTGCTCCACCCCGCGACACGTGAGACGCTGTTTCTAGGTTGGTGGCGGGAAATTGTCAACAACAAATTTTAGAAAATCTCAAAAAAACTTTTTTGGGGCGTGAAAACATCGTCCCGGCCGGGAGGGGGCCAGCAAAAAGTTTACAACCGGGCCCGAATTCCGTAGAGAATCACCCCTATGAGCAACGCAGAAAAATTTTCGGTGGTGCTGCCCGTCTACAACGAGCAGGACAACCTGCGGACCCTGTTCTCCGAGATCAGGACCGCGGCCGATTCCACGGGCCGCCCGTGGGAGGCCGTGTTCGTGGACGATTGCAGCACCGACGACAGTCTCACTATAATACGGCAGCTGGCGGATGAGTTCGAGGAGGTCCGGTACGTGGCCTTTGCCGAGAACCGGGGCCAGTCCGCCGCCTTTTGCGCCGGGTTCGACGCCGTGGAATCGGACATCGTGGTCACCATGGACGCCGACCTGCAGAACGACCCCGCCGACATCCCGGACATGCTGGCCGCCTTCGGCGACGGCTGCGAGATGGTCATCGGCTGGCGGGCCAAGCGCAGGGACACCTTCATCAAGCGCATCTCGTCGCGCATCGCCAACAAGATCCGCGACTCCATCGTGGACGACGGGGTGCACGACACCGGCTGCTCCCTGAAGGTCATGCGTGCGGACATGCTCGGGAAGCTGCCCCGGTTCAAGAACATGCACCGCTATTTCCCCATCCTGATGAAGATGCAGGGCGCGCGCATCCGCGAGGTCAAGGTCAACCACCGCGAGCGCGGGGCGGGCGTGTCCAAGTACGGCACCCTGGACCGCGCCCTGGCCGGCATCTACGACCTCATCGGGGTCAAGTGGCTGATCAAGCGGCACATCGGCTATACCGTCAAAGAGAAGAAGTAGGCATGAGCCTGCCCGCCTACTGGTGGCTGCTCGCCCTGGTGATCGCGGGGCAGGGCGCTTTTTTCGTGCGCCTGACCATTTTACGAACGCGCGGGAAAGGGGTACAACCCTTGTCGCGCCCGGCGCAGGCGGCGCTCGCCGCGTCCGGGTTGGCCGGGCTGACCTACGGCGCGGTTCAGGCCGATCCGTTGTTTTTTCTGGGCCAGGCGTGCCTGCTGGTCCTGTATTACCGCATGCTGCGTGAGAAGAATGACCACCGAAAAGCGTGATTCCAACCTGAAGAGCATCAAGTCCCTGGCCAAGGGGCTGATCATGCTGGCCGGCCTGGGGCTGGCCGTGTACGTGTCCAGGGCCGTGGGGCTGGGCGACATGCTTTCCAACACCCAGTGGTTCAACGACCACGTTCTGGGCCGGGGGCCGCTCTCAGTGGTCATCTTCCTGGCCGTGGGCGCGGCGTTCACCGCCGTGGGGCTGCCCCGGCAGCTCGTCGGGTTTCTGGGCGGCTTCGCCTTCGGTGTGGTCAGCGGCACGGTCCTGTCCACGGTGGGGTCAGGGCTGGGGTGCGCCCTGGCGGCAATCTACGCGCGGATGGGCGGGCGTGAGCTGGTGGAGCGCAAGTTGGGAGCGCGGGCCGAGAAGGTCAACCGGTTCCTGCGCCACGAGCCGTTCAACACCGCCCTGGCCATCCGGCTGTTCCCTCTGGGTTCGAACCTGATCACCAACCTGGCCGCAGGGGTCAGCTCCATCCCGCTGGCGCCGTTCATCCTCGGCTCCACCCTGGGCTACATCCCGCAGAATTTCATCTTCGCCCTGTTCGGCGCGGGCATGAACCGCGAGTCCACCATGGGCGTGGCCCTGTCCGTGGGCATGAGCGTCGTGCTCTTCGCTGTCTCCGGATGGATGGGCATCCGGGTCTACCGGCGGTACCGGCAGTCCGGGCAGCTGGACGAGAGCGAGGACTAGACGGGCCGCAGGGACGGGACCCGCCGTTCCAATTCCTTCCAGATCAGCCAGACCGCTCCGGCCACGACCACGCCCCAGAGCCATCCGGCCAGGACGTCGGTGGGGTAGTGCTTGCCCAGGTAGACGCGGGAATAGCCCGTGATCAGCGGCACCAGCAGCGGCCAGCGCTTCAGGCGGGGCCACAGGAGCAGGGCCAGCAGGGCGAGGGTCATGGTATTGGCCGCGTGGGCCGAGGGATAGGAGGTGCCGCGC encodes:
- a CDS encoding phosphatase PAP2 family protein — protein: MPLFSSTAVLVAILAAAVIATVAKGGKRQLLYFLILLAGMGISDFSTKLAKDQIYRVRPLNAVAGTWYVDNGEWRTRSADFVRTKERGTSYPSAHAANTMTLALLALLLWPRLKRWPLLVPLITGYSRVYLGKHYPTDVLAGWLWGVVVAGAVWLIWKELERRVPSLRPV
- a CDS encoding glycosyltransferase family 2 protein: MSNAEKFSVVLPVYNEQDNLRTLFSEIRTAADSTGRPWEAVFVDDCSTDDSLTIIRQLADEFEEVRYVAFAENRGQSAAFCAGFDAVESDIVVTMDADLQNDPADIPDMLAAFGDGCEMVIGWRAKRRDTFIKRISSRIANKIRDSIVDDGVHDTGCSLKVMRADMLGKLPRFKNMHRYFPILMKMQGARIREVKVNHRERGAGVSKYGTLDRALAGIYDLIGVKWLIKRHIGYTVKEKK
- a CDS encoding HD domain-containing phosphohydrolase, whose product is MDLLRMGIIDEGEGAAEKFGDLFGPDFEVRALDPDCLNERQCADQASPHMLLYVCRDHGEIARERIERIRFLWPRTIVILLMPAVQGEDQIREATYIPAHKVVFKPHSRQRIYSIVENYRSLIIASDGQGRGDILLSCLMELAGGMQPELYVAYNRLTPFILSICELLGCDWRSVQRVFTLFLVLLSNMDDQSAGVLMHGAGSKKGIVRDAYNQLRMLADLLAMSEPTEGMGEGLKYVLKRYDGEGLPDDGVSGSDIPGSSRIVRVLLDYNALLQGGKSGAQALSIMRWHKGWYDAEVLGVLANILGEEGRQYTREVYPLGLTPGMVVAEDVYGEVDGKRVKVISRNEVLSEDAVDYLQRHSDDILDITEPIKIVEDTAEEVTV
- the thiC gene encoding phosphomethylpyrimidine synthase ThiC, producing the protein MDYTTQMDAARKGIVTEQMETVARKENMRVEDLMARMAKGTVIIPANRNHLNIDPEGVGDGLRTKINVNLGISKDCCNIDVEMEKVRHALKLGAESIMDLSNFGKTREFRQALVKESGAMIGTVPIYDAVGFYEKNLSDITADEFFKVVEAHVEDGVDFLTIHCGMNRRTAERIDKHDRLTSIVSRGGSLLYAWMKHNDAENPFYEYYDRLLDICEKYDVTLSLGDGCRPGSIHDATDAVQVQEMIELGELTKRAWERNVQVMIEGPGHMALNEIAANMVLEKRLCHGAPFYVLGPLVTDVAPGYDHITSAIGGAVAAASGANFLCYVTPAEHLRLPTLDDMKEGIIASRIAAHAADIANGLPGARTWDDKMSQARADLDWEAMFSLSMDEEKARAYRESSKPEHEDSCSMCGKMCAVRTMKRLKEGKNIQLDD
- a CDS encoding anion permease: MKILLKFSPVIVAALLAILPTPEGLTPQAWYFLSIFVGVVVGLIIEPVPAALVGLSGVALVAALGLVDPSPAANRAWALSGFSNGVIWLIFAAFMFALGYQKTGLGKRISLHLIRFLGKSTLGLGYAIAFSDAILAPFMPSNTARSAGTIYPIASNIPPMFDSTPDKDPRRMGAYLSWVGISATCVTSSMFLTALAPNLLAVDMIQKSSGIAISWGDWAAVMIPAMLPLFILTPWLGYVLYPPTLKHSPEAPAWAAEELDKMGRTSTKELMMLGYAVLALIFWIFGKQLHVDSTVAAISVLSLMVLTGVITWQDVISNKGAWNVLTWFATLVAMASGLKKTGILDWVGNIISTNLAGMSPVSVIVMLVILFFVLHYFFASTTAHTTALLPLFMATAAPLLPPELLPKVALMLAGSLGLMGIITPYATGPSPIWYGAGFISQARWWALGAVFGLIYLGSMLVVTAIYV
- a CDS encoding P-loop ATPase, Sll1717 family; the protein is MDNKSFSKPNQYITLWKYLIYTTIAKQMIHNEAIDYEIRSMLETVYSNDPERSLSRSIKRWVGMKINFSVLSTGLGYESTCENCDNRTPWIDRVEILEALLQDYIDDSTYLIVFDELDEDYKDVLTAESHKEYIALLTSLFKAVQDVKSLFPANGFKILPVVFLRDDIYEIVSDPDKNKWNDFLINITWSEEQIKSLLAYRISKAISRDGDILSFPKAWETMFDHRDIAYGHGQHKRMGKFPFMVRSSMLRPRDFIKFMKDCSSQALEQSIPKITSKIVQKSDDSFSNYLRNELEDEIHSIIPDIARIFDLISHIRKQTIPVDEFRFAFNEANDQGLIKEKNVDFVLRILFHFSVIGNQPKQRNYQIYRYKMPEARFNTSEPLIVHRGLYKALQII
- a CDS encoding lipid A biosynthesis domain-containing protein, producing MSLPAYWWLLALVIAGQGAFFVRLTILRTRGKGVQPLSRPAQAALAASGLAGLTYGAVQADPLFFLGQACLLVLYYRMLREKNDHRKA
- a CDS encoding HD-GYP domain-containing protein — encoded protein: MLKEISVRRLTPGMYVSLRNVPWFRHPFLRSSFEIKNREEVREIIAIGRETVLYDPEKSKAEPLKADSRIKVDAATAKSAVSHSRMKFEKASELRARRVKFQRMEENFEKAVVESRVFMSGVMSGEVARCEEAKKTALQMSRVFLEETEMCVSFINASATDDGQEFHSLNVMTLSLMLGADLGYDAESMADLAFGGLMHDIGLLKLPKGLQIKPNRSPAETKMFQEHPRLGVSVLSRMPDISRDVMKIVYQHHEECTGRGYPKGATKAGIIPPARIVAIADTYDRLINTRDPSKAVSPHKALALMFGKYKDRFDPDMLTRFIKILGVYPPGTVCRFTSGDIGVIMSVDPKDLLHPEVILFDPAIPKHEAIIYRLGIDLDIVVESTLRPDELDAEAFNYLNSRTKIQYYPSPCGH
- a CDS encoding TVP38/TMEM64 family protein, which translates into the protein MTTEKRDSNLKSIKSLAKGLIMLAGLGLAVYVSRAVGLGDMLSNTQWFNDHVLGRGPLSVVIFLAVGAAFTAVGLPRQLVGFLGGFAFGVVSGTVLSTVGSGLGCALAAIYARMGGRELVERKLGARAEKVNRFLRHEPFNTALAIRLFPLGSNLITNLAAGVSSIPLAPFILGSTLGYIPQNFIFALFGAGMNRESTMGVALSVGMSVVLFAVSGWMGIRVYRRYRQSGQLDESED